The sequence CGGGCGGGAGCTGGGCCTCGCGGCCGTGTTCCAAGGCCGCCGTGACAAGTCGGCCGCGCTCAAAGAGCTGGTCACCCAGTTGGACGTGCCCCTGGACGCCTGCGCGTACATGGGTGACGACCACAACGACCTGGGTCCACTTTCAATGGTGGCTCTTTCCGCTTGTCCTGCGGATGCGGTCCCCGAAGTGCGCCGCGAGGCACACTTCGTTACCCAGAGTCCTGGCGGCCGAGGGGCCGCTCGCGAACTCGTGGAGCTGTGTCTCAAGGCCAGTGGCCGCTGGGACGACGCAGTGGGTCTGATGAGAGGGACTGATAGGCGCGGTACTCTGTGAGGTTGAAGAAAACCCGTGTTCAAGGTAGGTGAATAGTTCCATGGGCAGCGGAATCATGCAGCAAGAGGGGAGTACGGCCATGACGGACCAGCTCTACACGACGCACGACATCAGTCGTTTGCTTCAGGTGGATCCGTCCACGGTGAGCAAGTGGATTGACCGTGGCATCCTGATGGCGTTCAGGACGCCGGGTGGCCACCGCCGCGTGCGGTCGGCGGACCTGCGCACGTTCCTCATCACCCACCAGATGCCGGTTCCCGAGGAGCTCGGCAGCGGCACGGTGCGCCTGCTCGCGGTGGATGACGAGCGTCCGGTGCTGGACGCCATCAAGCGCGCGTTCAAGCCGTTCGCGGCCCAGGTGGAGCTGCAGACGACGACGAGCGGCGTGGAGGCGTTGCTGCTCGTGTCCGAGCAGAAGCCGCACGGCATGATCATCGACCTCAACATGCCGGACATCGACGGTCTGGAAGTCTGCCGCCGCATCCGCGCGCGCAAGCAGATGGAGGGCGTGCGGCTCATCACCATGACGTCCGCGCATACGCCCGAGGTCGTGGAGCAGTCCAAGCAGGCCGGCGCGCTGGCGTGCATGGCGAAGCCGCTGGACGTGCAGCAGGTGCTGGAGCTGTTCCGCGTTCCGCTGGCGCTCAGCGCCAAGCGGTAGGACAGGCAGGGCTTCCGCCTTGCTCGCGGAAGCCCTGGCAGGGATTTCAGTGGGAGGCAGGTGACCTCCCTGGCCCGCGGTGTGCGCCCGCGGCTTCAGCCCTGGACCTTGACTTCGATGACGCGGGGCTTGGACTCCTCGCGCCGAGGCAGGGTCAGCGTCAGCACACCCTGCTCGTAGCGAGCCTCCACCCGGCTTGCGTCCACCGTGTCAGGCAGCGCGAAGGAGCGGGCGAACGTCCCGAAGACGCGTTCCTGGCGGCGCACGTTGACGCCCTCCGCGCGCGGCTCGGCCTTGCGCTCGGACTGCACGGTGAGGATGTCCTTCTCCACCGTCACCTGGATGGCCTTCGCCTCCAGCCCGGGCATGTCCAGTTGGAGCGTGAGGCCGCTTTCGGATTCGGTGATGTCCGCGGCCGGCGTGCGCTCACGCGGGGCCTGGCGCCACATGGGCTGCGTCAGCTCGCGGAAGAGCGCGTCGACATCGCGCATCAGCGGGTTCACCACGACGGCGGAGTTGAACGGATTGCGAGTCTGCATGGTCGTCTCCTGTTCGTGACGTCCTCGCGGACGCACGGCATGAATGAGCCTGGGTTGTTCTGGTTCGCGGTCGCCGCGGTGCCCCCCACCGGAGCTCCAGCGCCGCCTCACAAGACTCAAGAGAACCATGCTTCGGAACGTGTCAAGCAACGCCCCGGCGCCTTCACCGGCGCCACGTTTCACGCCCGCCCGCCTGCCCCCCAGGCCACCTCAGTCGTCGTCGCGACCAAGGTGCACGGCGAAGCTCTCCTCGTCGCGGGACACCTGCACCGTCCAGGGACGGCAGCACACCGGGCAGTCCTCGATGTACGTCTCCGAGGCCACACCAATGGGGTCCACGGCGACCTCCACTTCCTCACCGCAGTAGGGGCACAGCTGGGCGGCGGATTCCGCGAAGGGCTGCATGGCTGGGTCTCCTCATCACGGACTCAGCGTCCGCGCATCTAGACGGTAGAATGCCGAGCCATGGCCTCTCCTTCCCGGAATCGCATTGGCGACATCCTCGTCAAGGCACGCGTCATCGACGACTTGCAGCTGCGCAGCGCACTGGCCACCCATGACCAGTGGGGCGGACGTCTGTCACGCATCATCGCGGACCTGGGTCTGGCCACCGATGACGTCATCACCGAGGCCATCTGCCAGGGCCTGGGAATGCAGCGCATCCAGTTGGGCAACGTCACGCGCGACGCGGGCGCGCTCTCACGCGTGGACGTGAGCCTCGCCGAACAGAAGGCCGTCTTCCCGGTGTCGCTCAAGGACAACGGCAAGACGCTGGTACTGGCCATGGCGGACCCCACGGACCTCGGCACCCTGGACCAAGTGGCGGCGAAGAGCCGCGCACGCGTGGTCGTCATGGTGGCGGGCGAGCGTGAAATCGAACACGCCATCCTCCGCCACTACCGTGGCCAGGAGCCCGTCGTCAGCACGCGCTTCGGCGGCAACAAGCGCCCGAGCAGCTCGGACGCGCCGGAGGACGAGGACGAGTTCAAGGTCGTCGACATGAGCGGAAACACGGTGGTGAAGCGCATCGCCGACATCACCCCGCCCGCTCCCGCCGCGGCGCCTCCGCCCGCGCCCCGCGCGCCGGAGCGCGCCACCGCCCCAGGCGCAGGCGCCAGCGCCGCGGACATCCTCGACGAGATTCTGGCGGGTGGCACGCCCGCCAACGAGTGGACGGACGAGGACCTCAAGCGGCTGCAGACGGTGCAGCAGAACCAGGAGAAGAGCTCCAAGATTCTGCGCGCGCTGCTCGAGCTGCTGCTGGAGAAGAACCAGCTCCAGCAGCGCGAACTGGCGGCGCGGATGCGGCTGTAGGGCGCGCCCTCAGCCGGCGCCGGAGCCCGCTTCCAGCAGCTCGCGGCCGGTGAGCCCCAGCAGGTAGAGGATGCTGTCCAGGCCGCCCGCGGAGATGGACGTGTCGGCCGCGGCGCGCAGCTTGGGCTTCGCTCGGAAGGCGATGCCCAGCCCGGCGCGCTCCAGCATCAGCAAGTCGTTGGCGCCGTCTCCCACGGCGACCACCTGGTCCAGCAGGATGCCCTCCGCCTGCGCCAGCGACTCCAACAGCTCCGCCTTGCGCTGCGCGTTGACGATGCGGCCCACGGTGCGGCCGGTGAGCTTCCCGCCCTGAATCTCCAACTCGTTGGAGTACGCGAAGTCGATGCCCAGCCGCGCCTTCAGCGCCTCGGCCGCCACGGAGAAGCCGCCGCTGATGACGGCGGTGCGGTAGCCCAGCCGCTTGAGCACGCGCACCAGCGTCTCCGCGCCCTCCGTCAGCGGCAGGTTCGCCGCGAGCTGGTGGACCACGGATGCATCCAGGCCTCGCAGCAACGCCACGCGCTGACGCAGCGATTCGTCGTAGTCCATCTCGCCGTGCATGGCGCGCTCGGTGATGCGCGACACCTGCTCGCCCACGCCATGCGCGCGCGCCAGCTCGTCGATGACCTCGATGCGGATGAGCGTGGAGTCCATGTCCATGACGACCATCCGCTTGCCGCGCCGGAACAGGCTCTCGCGCTGCAACGCCACGTCGAACCCGCCCGACTGCATGGACAGCTCCAGCAGCGCGTGCTTGAGCGCGTCGGGCGGCTGGCCCGGCGGCAGGCTGATGTGGATGTCCACCGAGCCCAGGTGCGGCTCGCTGAGACGCGTGATTCGCTCCACGTTGGCGCCGTGCCCCGCGAGCACCTGCGTCAGCGCATGAAGCTCCCTCGCGCCCAGGGCGCGGCCCACGGCGGTGACGACGTGGCGCGCGGACGCGGCGGGCGTGGCGGGCGCCTCCACCGCCTGGAAGTCCAGCGCCACGCCCAGCGTCTGCGCGGCGGACAGCAGCGTCTCCAGGGTGCCGCTCGCCGGGGGCAGGCGCACCAGCAGGCAGAGCGTGAGGCGTCCCTGCACCACCACCTGCTCCACGTCGAGCAGCTCGGCGCCAGCTTCCGCCAGCAGGCCGGTGAGGCGCGAGACGATTCCGGGATGGTCCTTCCCGGTGACGGTGATGAGCACGCTTTCGGACAGGGGCGGAGTCATGGCGCCACGGAGTGTGGCAGCCCCCATCGTGCGCGGCGAGCCCCGAGTGCGCCGGGGCCCGGCCGCTCGTCCGTCACTCCTTCGGCGTGTCCGAGGAGATGACGAGGTCGCCCTTGGCGAGGAACTCCTTGTCCGGGAACGCCTTGTAGAAGTCCTCCAACATGGCGTCCACGTCCGGGTAGCGCTGCTCGCGCTTGTCCTGGGTGGCCTTGTCGAAGAGCTGGTCGAGGCCGCTGGGGGCCTCCGGGTTGACCTCGGAGGGCAGCGGCGAGCGGCGGCCCGGAATCTGCCCGGTGAGCATCTCGTAGAGCAGGATGCCCAGCGCGTAGACGTCCGCGGAGGCGCCCGGCTCCTTGCCGCCCCGGTTCATCAGCTCCGGCGCCATATAGGCCATGCCACCCGTGCCCACGAAGACCTGGGGCATGCCCTTGGTGGCGTCCACCTCCACCACGCGGCCCAGGCCGAAGTCGGCCAGCTTCGCGTTGCCGTACGTGTCGAAGAGCACGTTCTCCGGCTTGATGTTGTGGTGCGTGAGGCCCGCGGCGTGCGCGGCCCGCAGGCCATAGGCCATCTGCAGGAAGGCGCGCAGCGCGAAGGGCACTGGCACGCCGTTGCCACCACCCGCGTCCAGCCGCTCACGCAGGCTGCCCTGCATCAGCTCCAGCACGAAGTACGGCCGGGCGGCGTCCACGTTCTGATCCACCACCTGGACCACGCCCGGGTGGCGCACCTGCGCCTGGGCACACAGCTCCTTCTTCAGGCGCTTGAGCACCTCGCCGCGCTGCAGGAAGGAGAAGTAGCCGAAGATGTCCTTCAGCTCCTTGAGGCAGATGTCCAGGCCCAGCGCGGTGACGCGCCCCTTGAAGACGGTGCCCAGCGGCCCGGTGCCGATGGGGTCGAACTTCTGGTAGCGCAGGTCCAGCTCGGCGCCCTTCGGAGCGGGAGCGGCAGGCGCTGCTGCGGCGGCGGAGGTGGAAGCGGGGGGAGGAGACATGGGGGCGGCGGCAGGCGCGGGAGAGGTGGGGGACGGCGCGGGGGTGTTCGACGCGGTGAAGGGCCCCTGGACGATGACGGTGGCCTCGCGGCGGGGCTCGGCGGCGGCCTCCGCGCGGGGCCCCGGGGCTGACGGCGGCGGCATGGGGATGGCCGCGGACGGCATGCCCAGGTCCAGCGCGGGCATGGCCGAGCGCGAGCTGCGCACCGGCGGCATGGGCGGCGGCGCGGGCGGGCCGGAGGGCACGGGCGGCGCGCCGTCGACCTCGGCCTCATCCAGCAGCAGCTCCGGCGGAGGCGGAGGAACCATCAGCGGCTCGTCCCCACTGGCCCCATCCAGGGGCGCGTCCGCGGCGGCGGCCAGCTGATCGGCGAAGAACTCACCGACCTCCAGGGAGAATCGCTCGTTCAGCTCCCCACCCGCCACCTGCTCGCCCTGGTCGGTGAGCTTGAGCTGGGCCTCGCGGTCCATGGCGATGTAGTGGAATTTGCGCAGGAAGAAGAAGTAGTTGTCGAACTCGAGCGACACGGATGGCTCGAGTGCGGCCTTCACGTCTGCCAGCTTGTTCGAGCGTCCAAGACGGCCGTTCTCCCTCAGGTTCCGGAGGATGAACAGCGCCTCGCCACTGACGGTGTCGCGATTGAGGGCGGGCTTCTGCATGGGGAAGCGACTCTATGCCGTCCCCACGCCGTGGCTCAACGGATGACTGGCGGTAAAACGCGCCCCTACTTGATGCGCAAGAGCTGCTTCACCGTCTCCAGGACTTCCACGAAACGCACCGGCTTGCGCAGGTAGATGTCCACGCCCAGCTGCATGGCGCGGTCCTGCGCCTCCTTGCCGCCGGCGGAGATGGCGATGATGGGGATGGTGCGCAGCGCTTCTTCCTCGCGCATCCGCTCCACCAGGGCGAAGCCGTCCATCACCGG is a genomic window of Myxococcus virescens containing:
- a CDS encoding general secretion pathway protein GspE, yielding MASPSRNRIGDILVKARVIDDLQLRSALATHDQWGGRLSRIIADLGLATDDVITEAICQGLGMQRIQLGNVTRDAGALSRVDVSLAEQKAVFPVSLKDNGKTLVLAMADPTDLGTLDQVAAKSRARVVVMVAGEREIEHAILRHYRGQEPVVSTRFGGNKRPSSSDAPEDEDEFKVVDMSGNTVVKRIADITPPAPAAAPPPAPRAPERATAPGAGASAADILDEILAGGTPANEWTDEDLKRLQTVQQNQEKSSKILRALLELLLEKNQLQQRELAARMRL
- a CDS encoding response regulator, whose amino-acid sequence is MGSGIMQQEGSTAMTDQLYTTHDISRLLQVDPSTVSKWIDRGILMAFRTPGGHRRVRSADLRTFLITHQMPVPEELGSGTVRLLAVDDERPVLDAIKRAFKPFAAQVELQTTTSGVEALLLVSEQKPHGMIIDLNMPDIDGLEVCRRIRARKQMEGVRLITMTSAHTPEVVEQSKQAGALACMAKPLDVQQVLELFRVPLALSAKR
- a CDS encoding serine/threonine-protein kinase; protein product: MQKPALNRDTVSGEALFILRNLRENGRLGRSNKLADVKAALEPSVSLEFDNYFFFLRKFHYIAMDREAQLKLTDQGEQVAGGELNERFSLEVGEFFADQLAAAADAPLDGASGDEPLMVPPPPPELLLDEAEVDGAPPVPSGPPAPPPMPPVRSSRSAMPALDLGMPSAAIPMPPPSAPGPRAEAAAEPRREATVIVQGPFTASNTPAPSPTSPAPAAAPMSPPPASTSAAAAAPAAPAPKGAELDLRYQKFDPIGTGPLGTVFKGRVTALGLDICLKELKDIFGYFSFLQRGEVLKRLKKELCAQAQVRHPGVVQVVDQNVDAARPYFVLELMQGSLRERLDAGGGNGVPVPFALRAFLQMAYGLRAAHAAGLTHHNIKPENVLFDTYGNAKLADFGLGRVVEVDATKGMPQVFVGTGGMAYMAPELMNRGGKEPGASADVYALGILLYEMLTGQIPGRRSPLPSEVNPEAPSGLDQLFDKATQDKREQRYPDVDAMLEDFYKAFPDKEFLAKGDLVISSDTPKE
- a CDS encoding KdsC family phosphatase, which encodes MVTDAPSRLATEELMSRAARVRLLVFDVDGVLTDGGLYYGQDGELMKRFDVKDGHALVMARLSGLPAAILTARTSGIVEKRGRELGLAAVFQGRRDKSAALKELVTQLDVPLDACAYMGDDHNDLGPLSMVALSACPADAVPEVRREAHFVTQSPGGRGAARELVELCLKASGRWDDAVGLMRGTDRRGTL
- a CDS encoding CPXCG motif-containing cysteine-rich protein produces the protein MQPFAESAAQLCPYCGEEVEVAVDPIGVASETYIEDCPVCCRPWTVQVSRDEESFAVHLGRDDD
- a CDS encoding Hsp20/alpha crystallin family protein — translated: MQTRNPFNSAVVVNPLMRDVDALFRELTQPMWRQAPRERTPAADITESESGLTLQLDMPGLEAKAIQVTVEKDILTVQSERKAEPRAEGVNVRRQERVFGTFARSFALPDTVDASRVEARYEQGVLTLTLPRREESKPRVIEVKVQG
- the serB gene encoding phosphoserine phosphatase SerB, whose translation is MTPPLSESVLITVTGKDHPGIVSRLTGLLAEAGAELLDVEQVVVQGRLTLCLLVRLPPASGTLETLLSAAQTLGVALDFQAVEAPATPAASARHVVTAVGRALGARELHALTQVLAGHGANVERITRLSEPHLGSVDIHISLPPGQPPDALKHALLELSMQSGGFDVALQRESLFRRGKRMVVMDMDSTLIRIEVIDELARAHGVGEQVSRITERAMHGEMDYDESLRQRVALLRGLDASVVHQLAANLPLTEGAETLVRVLKRLGYRTAVISGGFSVAAEALKARLGIDFAYSNELEIQGGKLTGRTVGRIVNAQRKAELLESLAQAEGILLDQVVAVGDGANDLLMLERAGLGIAFRAKPKLRAAADTSISAGGLDSILYLLGLTGRELLEAGSGAG